One window of the Pyrus communis chromosome 17, drPyrComm1.1, whole genome shotgun sequence genome contains the following:
- the LOC137723782 gene encoding cell division control protein 48 homolog D gives MTDKAESSDSKGTKRDFSTAILERKKAANRLVVDDAINDDNSVVALHPDTMEKLQLFRGDTILIKGKKRKDTICIALADDTCEEPKIRMNKVVRSNLRVRLGDVVSVHQCADVKYGKRVHILPVDDTIEGVTGNLFDAYLKPYFLEAYRPVRKGDLFLVRGGMRSVEFKVIETDPPEYCVVAPDTEIFCEGEPVKREDEERLNEVGYDDVGGVRKQMAQIRELVELPLRHPQLFKSIGVKPPKGILLYGPPGSGKTLIARAVANETGAFFFCINGPEIMSKLAGESESNLRKAFEEAEKNAPSIIFIDEIDSIAPKREKTHGEVERRIVSQLLTLMDGLKSRAHVIVMGATNRPNSIDPALRRFGRFDREIDIGVPDEIGRLEVVRIHTKNMKLAEDVDLEKIAKDTHGYVGADLAALCTEAALQCIREKMDVIDLEDEEIDAEILNSMAVTNEHFKTALGTSNPSALRETVVEVPNVSWEDIGGLENVKRELQETVQYPVEHPEKFEKFGMSPSKGVLFYGPPGCGKTLLAKAIANECQANFISVKGPELLTMWFGESEANVREIFDKARGSAPCVLFFDELDSIATQRGSSVGDAGGAADRVLNQLLTEMDGMTAKKTVFIIGATNRPDIIDPALLRPGRLDQLIYIPLPDEESRFQIFKSCLRKSPVSKDVDIRALAKYTQGFSGADITEICQRACKYAIRENIEKDIEKERRRNENPEAMEEDVEDEIAEIKAAHFEESMKYARRSVSDADIRKYQAFAQTLQQSRGFGTEFRFADNPSGTTAAADPFATAAAAADEDDLYS, from the exons ATGACCGACAAGGCTGAATCTTCAGACTC TAAGGGAACGAAGAGGGACTTCAGCACCGCAATCCTCGAGCGCAAGAAGGCGGCGAATCGCCTCGTTGTGGACGACGCTATCAACGATGACAACTCCGTCGTCGCGCTCCACCCCGATACGATGGAGAAGCTCCAGCTCTTTCGTGGCGATACCATCTTGATTAAG ggaaagaaaaggaaggatACCATCTGCATTGCTCTTGCTGATGATACGTGTGAAGAACCTAAGATCAGGATGAACAAGGTTGTGAGGAGCAATCTAAGGGTTAGGCTTGGGGATGTTGTTTCTGTTCACCAATGTGCTGATGTCAAGTACGGAAAGCGTGTCCACATCCTACCTGTGGATGATACTATTGAAGGGGTCACTGGAAATCTGTTTGATGCTTACTTGAAAC CTTATTTCCTGGAGGCCTACCGTCCAGTGAGGAAGGGTGATCTCTTCCTTGTGAGAGGAGGAATGAGGAGTGTGGAGTTTAAGGTTATTGAAACTGACCCTCCTGAGTACTGTGTGGTCGCTCCTGACACTGAAATTTTCTGTGAGGGGGAGCCTGTTAAAAGGGAGGATGAGGAGAGATTAAATGAGGTTGGCTATGATGATGTTGGTGGAGTTAGGAAACAGATGGCTCAGATTCGTGAATTAGTGGAGCTGCCACTGAGGCATCCTCAGCTTTTTAAATCGATTGGTGTGAAGCCACCGAAGGGTATTTTGCTCTATGGACCTCCAGGATCGGGTAAGACTCTAATTGCCCGAGCTGTGGCTAATGAAACTGGGGCATTCTTTTTCTGCATCAATGGACCAGAAATCATGTCAAAATTGGCTGGGGAGAGTGAAAGCAACCTCAGGAAAGCTTTTGAGGAGGCAGAGAAGAATGCGCCATCAATCATCTTCATTGATGAGATTGATTCAATTGCTCCCAAGAGAGAGAAGACGCATGGAGAAGTTGAGAGGAGGATTGTTTCACAGCTCTTGACACTCATGGATGGGCTAAAATCTCGTGCCCATGTGATTGTTATGGGGGCTACAAATCGTCCAAACAGTATTGATCCAGCTCTCAGaaggtttgggagatttgatAGGGAAATAGATATTGGTGTGCCAGATGAAATTGGGCGTCTTGAGGTTGTCCGGATTCATACGAAGAACATGAAGCTTGCCGAAGAT GTTGATTTGGAGAAAATAGCGAAGGATACACATGGTTATGTTGGTGCCGATCTAGCTGCTTTGTGTACTGAGGCTGCCCTTCAATGCATCAGAGAGAAGATGGATGTAATTGACTTGGAAGATGAGGAAATAGATGCTGAGATACTCAATTCAATGGCAGTTACAAACGAGCACTTCAAGACTGCTCTTGGCACAAGCAACCCATCTGCTCTTCGTGAAACC GTTGTTGAAGTGCCCAATGTTAGTTGGGAAGATATTGGTGGTCTTGAGAATGTTAAGCGTGAACTTCAAGAG ACTGTTCAGTACCCTGTCGAGCATCCTGAGAAGTTCGAGAAATTTGGAATGTCACCCTCTAAGGGAGTTCTTTTCTATGGCCCTCCTGGATGTGGTAAAACTCTTCTCGCCAAAGCTATTGCCAATGAGTGTCAAGCAAACTTCATCAGTGTCAAGGGACCTGAATTGCTTACCATGTGGTTTGGAGAGAGTGAGGCCAATGTGCGGGAAATCTTTGACAAGGCCCGCGGATCTGCACCATGTGTCCTGTTCTTTGATGAACTTGACTCCATTGCTACTCAG AGAGGCAGTAGCGTAGGTGATGCTGGGGGTGCTGCTGATAGGGTTTTGAACCAACTCCTCACAGAAATGGATGGAATGACTGCAAAGAAAACCGTTTTCATTATCGGGGCCACCAACAGACCTGATATTATAGACCCTGCACTTTTGCGTCCAGGTCGTCTGGATCAGTTGATTTACATTCCTCTCCCTGACGAGGAATCccgatttcaaattttcaagtctTGCTTGAGGAAGTCTCCAGTTTCCAAAGATGTGGACATCAGAGCCCTTGCTAAGTACACCCAAGGATTTAGTGGTGCTGACATAACAGAAATATGCCAGCGTGCTTGCAAATATGCCATTAGAGAGAATATTGAGAAG GATATTGAGAAGGAGAGGAGGAGAAATGAGAATCCTgaggcaatggaggaggatgttGAGGATGAAATTGCAGAGATCAAGGCAGCTCATTTTGAGGAGTCGATGAAGTATGCTCGCAGGAGTGTTAGTGATGCTGATATCCGCAAGTACCAGGCATTTGCACAGACATTACAGCAGTCGAGGGGGTTTGGAACAGA